Proteins from one uncultured Anaeromusa sp. genomic window:
- the ftsY gene encoding signal recognition particle-docking protein FtsY, producing the protein MGFFDRLKSGLEKTRKSFAEKIEQVIKGYADIDEEFLDDIEMALLTSDVGVTVTSRLMQDIRTGIKAKEINQPDDLRPFLAQRISSMLNEGTASMQLPEKSVGVILVVGVNGVGKTTTIGKLGHFYAAQGKKVLLAAADTFRAAAIDQLEIWGQRTGCEVIKHAEGSDPAAVAFDALQAAKARNFDIVIIDTAGRLHNKGNLMEELRKIYRIIGREVEGAPHETLLVLDATTGQNALNQARVFGEVSDVTGVALTKLDGTAKGGVIVAVKSELGVPVKWIGVGEGMDDLRPFDAEEFAQALFAN; encoded by the coding sequence ATGGGTTTTTTTGATCGGTTAAAATCGGGCTTGGAAAAGACGCGCAAGTCTTTTGCAGAGAAAATAGAACAGGTAATTAAGGGCTATGCCGATATTGATGAGGAATTTTTAGATGATATTGAAATGGCGTTGTTGACCTCGGATGTTGGCGTAACAGTTACGTCGCGGTTGATGCAGGACATCCGCACAGGCATAAAAGCTAAAGAAATCAACCAGCCCGACGATTTGCGGCCCTTTTTGGCGCAGCGCATCAGTTCCATGCTCAATGAGGGAACGGCTTCTATGCAGTTGCCGGAAAAGAGCGTAGGCGTTATTTTGGTGGTTGGCGTCAATGGCGTGGGCAAGACGACTACGATTGGAAAATTGGGGCATTTTTACGCAGCTCAAGGCAAAAAGGTGCTTCTAGCGGCGGCGGATACCTTTCGTGCGGCGGCGATTGACCAGCTGGAGATTTGGGGTCAGCGCACCGGCTGCGAAGTGATCAAGCATGCAGAAGGTTCGGATCCGGCGGCGGTGGCGTTTGACGCGCTGCAAGCAGCTAAAGCCAGGAACTTTGACATAGTGATCATCGATACGGCCGGCAGGCTGCACAATAAGGGAAATCTTATGGAGGAGCTGCGGAAGATTTACCGGATTATTGGCCGGGAAGTGGAAGGAGCGCCGCATGAAACATTGCTAGTGCTGGATGCTACAACAGGGCAAAATGCCTTGAATCAGGCCCGGGTGTTCGGAGAAGTCAGCGATGTGACCGGTGTGGCTTTGACTAAGCTGGACGGGACGGCTAAGGGCGGCGTGATTGTGGCTGTGAAGAGTGAATTGGGCGTGCCTGTCAAGTGGATTGGCGTTGGCGAAGGCATGGACGATTTGCGGCCTTTTGATGCGGAGGAGTTTGCGCAAGCATTATTTGCCAACTAA
- the smc gene encoding chromosome segregation protein SMC — protein sequence MLLRKLEAHGFKSFADRTELEFDEGITAIVGPNGSGKSNISDAILWVLGEQSAKTLRGAKMEDVIFSGSAGRRPLGMAEVSLTFDNTDGTLPIEYSEVIFTRRVYRSGESEYYLNKRSCRLKDIHELLAHTGLGKDSMVVIGQNRVDEVLNSKPEERRLLFEDAAGISKYKQRKRDAMRKMEETELNLTRVADIRGEISARLEPMAESARKAKEHKELARQLRSQQVSMLCQRLEQAQSQQERWRGEAAALQQDYEAGRTALYAAESEAARCGELRSQAEASWTAAQQQLRSCQEEGDALQQQQAVLAERSLQEEERSRRLAQEQVEYAQLAQRTRAQGENVSAEWQQQAGALLQCTKEVKERETTLQQLQEELTALETQVASGKEAEMSRMQKLLQLRHEVQQHEQEGSRLEEELVRVAGEETQQQQQLGVVTGQEKKLQQQEDELQQRMQAARLQGQREQEQSQRKREERQQRQQELQKLQLQQREWTTRRQVLQQMKEAHEGFGRGVRALLQSKAAWRSGIHGPVAELIRVSSRYVTAVETALGGAMQHVVVEREEVARDAIAFLKAQRLGRATFLPLSALRLQTPRDAELRAVKLPGALGFASDMIECAAEHEAAVKFLLGRTVIVETLDEAITIARQTGHSVKLVTLDGEVLSPGGAMSGGSQQRRESGVLGRESELEELSLRIAEGAEKLRETEAQLEQLQQEGQELQSQLEQIRQQLQALQVEHTAWEGQSQACAKERQRWQDVGESLKRRRRDLELALAQVRQRRQELSESLTTFEAADHVQREDVSLQQEQQVALTRRREEEQSRLMAAKVRQAALEEQRRQMEERLRGMEAELEHVKRKQEQLLAEHGVLQAQQQETQQALAAITAAQEELVAKQKAAEDAAAKTQSERVQQEAVWRQSLEAQEACRRQSQELERKVHAIELQTAKADYEVEAAQTQLWEQFSLRSQEAQEWRVEGNTASFNSAIARLERDIEALGPVNLNAEKEYAALLERHEFLEGQFEDLASSLEQLRQVISEMDATMSSQFKEAFQRINEYFSASFQSLFGGGKAELRLTAPDNLLETGIEIFVQPPGKKTQHLALLSGGERALTVIALLFSFLRHRPAPFCMVDEIDAPLDEANLRRFSRFLREYAAHTQFLVVTHRKGTMEAADRLHGVTLHENGVSRIISVELSNEEKQSSAS from the coding sequence GTGCTGTTACGAAAACTGGAAGCTCATGGCTTTAAATCGTTCGCAGACCGTACTGAATTGGAATTTGACGAAGGAATTACAGCGATTGTCGGGCCTAACGGCAGCGGCAAGAGCAATATTTCCGACGCGATCTTGTGGGTGTTGGGCGAACAGAGCGCCAAAACTCTGCGCGGCGCCAAAATGGAGGATGTTATTTTTTCCGGCAGTGCAGGGAGGCGCCCTTTGGGCATGGCTGAAGTGTCATTGACCTTTGACAATACAGACGGTACCTTGCCTATTGAGTATAGTGAAGTCATTTTTACCCGCCGCGTCTATCGTTCCGGTGAAAGCGAATACTATTTAAATAAACGTTCTTGTCGTCTCAAGGACATTCATGAGCTTTTGGCTCATACCGGCCTGGGCAAGGACTCTATGGTTGTTATTGGACAAAATCGCGTAGACGAAGTGCTGAACAGCAAACCGGAAGAACGACGCTTGTTGTTTGAGGATGCGGCAGGAATCAGTAAATATAAGCAGCGCAAACGGGACGCCATGCGCAAAATGGAGGAAACCGAGCTAAATCTGACGCGCGTAGCAGATATTCGCGGCGAAATTTCCGCGAGATTAGAACCTATGGCGGAGAGCGCCCGTAAAGCGAAAGAACATAAAGAACTGGCGCGACAGTTGCGCAGCCAGCAAGTATCTATGCTGTGTCAGCGGCTGGAGCAGGCGCAAAGCCAGCAAGAGCGTTGGCGCGGCGAAGCGGCGGCGCTGCAGCAGGATTATGAAGCAGGTCGCACGGCGTTATATGCGGCAGAGAGCGAGGCCGCCCGCTGCGGGGAGTTGCGCAGCCAGGCGGAAGCGTCTTGGACGGCAGCGCAGCAGCAACTTCGCAGCTGCCAGGAAGAAGGAGACGCGCTGCAACAGCAGCAGGCGGTTTTGGCGGAGCGGTCCTTGCAGGAAGAGGAGCGCAGCCGGCGCTTAGCCCAAGAGCAGGTGGAATATGCGCAGTTAGCGCAGCGCACCCGAGCGCAGGGAGAAAACGTGTCTGCCGAGTGGCAGCAGCAAGCGGGAGCGTTGTTGCAATGTACGAAAGAAGTTAAAGAACGAGAAACAACGCTGCAACAATTGCAGGAAGAATTGACGGCGCTAGAAACGCAGGTGGCTTCCGGCAAAGAAGCGGAAATGAGCCGGATGCAGAAATTGCTGCAATTGCGTCACGAAGTCCAGCAGCACGAGCAGGAAGGAAGCCGGCTGGAAGAGGAACTGGTGCGCGTCGCCGGCGAAGAAACACAGCAGCAGCAGCAACTAGGTGTTGTAACGGGTCAAGAGAAAAAACTGCAGCAACAAGAAGACGAGCTGCAGCAGCGTATGCAAGCGGCGCGGCTGCAGGGGCAGCGCGAGCAGGAGCAAAGTCAGCGTAAGCGCGAAGAGCGGCAGCAGCGGCAGCAGGAGCTGCAAAAGCTGCAACTGCAGCAGCGGGAATGGACGACAAGGCGGCAAGTGCTGCAGCAGATGAAAGAGGCGCATGAAGGCTTTGGACGCGGCGTAAGGGCCTTGCTGCAGAGCAAGGCGGCTTGGCGCAGCGGCATTCACGGGCCGGTTGCAGAGCTTATTCGCGTTTCCTCTCGCTATGTAACAGCCGTGGAAACCGCTTTAGGCGGAGCTATGCAGCATGTGGTGGTAGAACGGGAGGAAGTGGCGCGTGACGCAATAGCCTTTTTGAAAGCGCAGCGCCTGGGGCGCGCGACGTTTTTACCCTTGAGCGCGTTGCGCCTCCAGACTCCGCGAGATGCGGAGCTGCGGGCGGTTAAGCTGCCTGGGGCTCTTGGGTTTGCCTCCGATATGATCGAGTGTGCGGCGGAACATGAAGCGGCGGTTAAATTTTTGCTGGGCCGTACGGTTATTGTAGAAACCTTGGATGAAGCCATTACGATTGCCCGTCAGACCGGTCATAGTGTAAAACTGGTGACCCTGGACGGCGAAGTGCTCAGTCCGGGCGGGGCTATGAGCGGCGGCAGCCAGCAACGGCGCGAAAGCGGCGTGCTGGGACGTGAAAGCGAGCTGGAAGAGCTGAGCCTTCGCATTGCTGAAGGAGCTGAAAAACTGCGGGAAACGGAAGCGCAGTTGGAACAATTGCAGCAGGAAGGACAAGAGCTGCAGTCTCAATTGGAGCAAATACGACAGCAGCTGCAAGCGCTGCAAGTAGAACATACGGCCTGGGAAGGGCAAAGCCAGGCTTGCGCTAAAGAGAGGCAGCGTTGGCAGGACGTTGGCGAAAGTCTTAAGCGGCGGCGCAGAGATTTGGAATTGGCTTTGGCACAGGTCCGGCAGCGGCGGCAAGAGCTGTCCGAATCGCTGACGACGTTTGAAGCGGCTGACCATGTGCAACGCGAGGATGTGTCGTTGCAGCAGGAACAACAGGTTGCGCTTACGCGTCGAAGGGAAGAGGAGCAAAGCCGCCTTATGGCGGCTAAGGTGCGACAGGCCGCTTTAGAGGAACAGCGAAGACAGATGGAAGAGCGGCTGCGCGGCATGGAAGCGGAACTGGAGCATGTAAAACGCAAACAAGAGCAGCTCCTGGCGGAACACGGCGTGTTGCAGGCGCAGCAGCAAGAAACGCAGCAAGCCTTAGCTGCGATTACTGCGGCGCAGGAAGAGCTTGTCGCCAAACAAAAGGCGGCGGAAGACGCGGCGGCGAAAACGCAAAGCGAACGGGTGCAGCAAGAGGCTGTTTGGCGTCAGTCGCTGGAGGCTCAGGAAGCTTGCCGACGTCAGAGTCAGGAACTAGAGCGCAAAGTTCATGCCATTGAACTGCAGACTGCTAAAGCGGATTATGAGGTAGAGGCGGCGCAGACCCAGCTATGGGAGCAGTTTTCTTTGCGTTCTCAAGAGGCGCAGGAGTGGCGCGTAGAGGGAAACACCGCCTCTTTTAACTCGGCTATCGCCCGGCTGGAAAGAGATATCGAGGCCTTAGGACCGGTCAATCTCAACGCAGAAAAGGAATACGCGGCGTTGCTGGAGCGCCATGAGTTTCTAGAAGGGCAGTTCGAGGACTTAGCATCCAGTCTGGAGCAATTACGGCAGGTTATCTCCGAAATGGACGCGACTATGTCCAGTCAGTTCAAAGAAGCTTTTCAGCGAATCAATGAATACTTTTCGGCATCTTTCCAAAGTTTGTTTGGCGGCGGCAAGGCGGAACTGCGCCTAACGGCGCCGGATAATTTATTGGAAACCGGTATTGAGATTTTTGTGCAGCCTCCTGGGAAAAAGACGCAGCATTTGGCGCTCTTGTCCGGTGGCGAACGGGCGTTGACGGTGATTGCGCTGCTGTTTTCCTTCTTGCGGCATAGGCCGGCGCCGTTTTGCATGGTCGATGAAATTGACGCGCCTCTGGACGAGGCTAATTTGCGTCGCTTCAGTCGTTTCTTGCGCGAATATGCGGCGCACACGCAGTTTCTGGTGGTGACGCACCGTAAGGGGACGATGGAGGCGGCAGACCGTCTGCACGGGGTAACGCTGCATGAAAACGGCGTCTCTCGCATTATTTCCGTAGAACTTAGTAATGAAGAAAAGCAGTCTTCCGCCAGCTAA
- a CDS encoding stage V sporulation protein S, whose protein sequence is MEVLKVSARSNPKAVAGALAAVLRENGGAEVQAVGAGAVNQAIKAIAIARGFVAPNGINLVTIPAFAEINIDGEERTAIRFIVEPR, encoded by the coding sequence ATGGAAGTCCTCAAAGTGTCTGCTCGATCGAATCCTAAAGCGGTTGCCGGAGCATTGGCTGCGGTGTTGCGCGAAAACGGGGGCGCGGAAGTCCAGGCGGTGGGAGCCGGGGCGGTGAATCAAGCGATCAAGGCTATCGCTATCGCCAGAGGATTTGTGGCTCCTAACGGTATCAATCTCGTGACCATTCCGGCGTTTGCGGAAATCAATATTGATGGCGAAGAGAGGACGGCCATTCGCTTTATTGTGGAGCCTCGTTGA
- a CDS encoding radical SAM protein codes for MKEPRKRIVPLFIPFLGCRSQCVFCDQRMLTGTGNAAPTAEDIRTILEKALALQPAGQKVEAAFYGGSFTALPLRQQKELLAPAQHFLATGKVTGIRLSTRPDAIEEEAVRWLKTQGVSCVELGAQSLCNSVLNAAKRGYGFSCVEKAVAVLRHAGLTVGVQLMPGLPGETRLLWQKTLQRLWKLAPDFIRLYPTVVLAGTELAGSYASGVYKPLSLAEAVERTAWALAGCQQREIGVIRMGLQDSEELHSAKLLAGPYHPAFGELVWSFLIRQQVLYGLEQLSSSACRLFYHPQDASKVRGQKNENLRQWQEAGFGEVSLQAKASLCPGSLELETVQGRRRVKLGALGAFYC; via the coding sequence ATGAAAGAGCCAAGAAAGCGAATTGTACCGTTATTCATTCCTTTTTTGGGCTGTAGAAGTCAATGCGTTTTTTGCGATCAGCGCATGCTGACGGGAACCGGAAATGCGGCGCCGACGGCGGAAGATATCCGGACGATTTTGGAAAAAGCGTTGGCATTGCAGCCGGCCGGACAGAAAGTGGAGGCCGCCTTTTACGGCGGCAGCTTTACAGCCTTGCCGCTGCGGCAGCAAAAGGAACTTTTAGCGCCGGCGCAGCATTTTTTGGCAACAGGGAAGGTAACAGGCATTCGTTTATCCACCAGGCCGGACGCCATAGAAGAAGAGGCGGTCAGATGGCTGAAGACGCAAGGCGTTTCGTGCGTGGAGTTGGGGGCGCAATCGCTCTGCAACTCTGTTTTGAACGCAGCCAAGCGAGGGTATGGTTTTTCTTGTGTAGAAAAGGCTGTCGCTGTGTTGCGGCATGCCGGGCTGACCGTAGGCGTGCAGCTGATGCCGGGATTGCCCGGGGAAACTCGGCTGTTGTGGCAAAAAACATTGCAGCGCCTCTGGAAGCTGGCTCCGGATTTCATCCGCTTGTATCCAACGGTGGTTTTAGCAGGTACGGAACTGGCTGGCTCTTACGCAAGCGGCGTGTATAAGCCGCTATCGCTGGCGGAAGCGGTCGAGCGTACGGCGTGGGCCTTGGCTGGCTGCCAGCAGCGAGAAATTGGCGTGATTCGCATGGGCTTGCAGGACAGTGAAGAACTGCATTCCGCCAAACTGCTGGCAGGACCCTATCATCCCGCTTTTGGCGAACTCGTATGGTCTTTCTTAATACGTCAGCAGGTGCTGTATGGCTTAGAACAGCTTTCTTCTTCAGCGTGTCGCCTCTTCTATCATCCTCAGGATGCATCCAAGGTGCGGGGCCAGAAAAATGAGAACTTGCGTCAATGGCAAGAGGCCGGTTTCGGAGAAGTATCCCTGCAAGCAAAGGCAAGCCTTTGTCCAGGCAGCCTGGAGCTAGAGACGGTGCAAGGCAGACGGAGAGTGAAGCTAGGAGCGCTTGGAGCCTTTTACTGTTAA